GACCAGGGAACCAGCCCCATAGTTTGATGCTCAATCGTGGTCTCTAGCGTTCACAAGTGGCAACCTTTAtgccaaaaatatgttttagaaaCCTCTAGTTTCCAGAGAAATTGGGTCAACTTTTTAAATTACAGATGTGGCACAAGTGCATGGTTTAAGGTGCATGTTAAAATAAATCACGTTTCTTACCTTCTGTTGCTTCTACAGCTCAGACcattagcatttttttcattaatcttcttttcttctcatTCTTCTAGGCTTTGGAATGACCACACCAGCGACTATTACCGGGAAAGTGTTCCTCATCTTTTATGGCCTCTTTGGATGTGCTGGAACCATATTGTTCTTCAACCTGTTTTTGGAGCGTATAATATCTCTTCTTGCTTTTGTTATGAAAGCTTGTCATGAAAGGCAACTGCGACGAAGCGGACTTCTACCTCCTACTGTCCGAAGGGGATCGGCCGTCTCGGAGGTGGACAGCCTTGTTGGTTGGAAGCCTTCAGTCTATCACGTCATGCTCATCTTGACTATATTTGCTATTACTCTTTCTTGCTGTGCATCAGCCATGTATACTCCTGTGGAAGGATGGAACTACATCGACTCCTTGTACTACTGTTTTGTGACATTTAGCACAATTGGCTTTGGAGATTTGGTAAGCAGCCAAAATGCAGTGTATCAATATCAGGGATTATACAGGTTTGGAAATTTTATGTTTATACTCTTGGGAGTTTGTTGCATTTACTCTCTTTTTAACGTCATATCGATTGTAATCAAACAAGTTTTAAACTGGCTATTAAAAAAGTTTAGGTGCAGATGCTGTAATAAGTGCCATAAATCCAACACCCGCCTGGGGCGACGCAACGCCATCACGCCTGGAGCTCGATTCCGCAGGAAAGTGGAGACAGACGGAAACTATGACAGTGACACGGAGGGCAGGAGACTTTCTGGAGAGATGATCTCCATGCGGGACCTCACGGCATCAAATAAAGTTTCTCTCGCCATACTGCAGAAGCAGTTATCTGAAACAGCCAATGGCTACCCTAGGACTGTGTGCATCAACACCAGACAAAATGGCTTCTCAGGAGGGGTCGGAGCCCTAGCCATCATGAACAATAGGTTGGCAGAAACAAGTGATTCTAGGTAGAGTCTTTTCaaattactttcatattttaatatatctttattttttaaataaaattgctaaaCATATGGTTGCATGGTCTTCATACTCAACATTTAGGCCAAGCCTATCATTTGCCTTCCATATTTGTTACTTTCTTCATATCTCAAGATCCACCATGCCAACATGTACATGCAtgatgaagaaaagaagaaggtCATGTTCTTTGTCCAGACTCATGATGAAcaccttatatattttatttttttatctaagCAGCCCTAAAATATCTGATTTCTAGCAACCAACCAGAATTGTACAGTTGATATAAAACTACCTCACGGGCAGTGGTGGCCAAGTGATATTAACAGGCTTGCTATCTTTACCCTCATGTGACTATTAAGTCAAGGGGTGCCCAGAATTTAACTCTTAATTGCATGTTTACATCCCAGATGGACCTTGGTTTACATTGGGGGTGGGGGAAGCCGATTGAGatcaaattaatttaaactttaaGAATGAAGCCAAGAAATATATGAGACCACCCATCCAAGTACAGGGAAAAAATTTGCATGGAATGTTCAAGGTGTTTATATTCTACTCCTTTGCCACTACTTTTCTCTTCCATAAGAGTTTCTTGGTTTTTCCTATTGTGGTGccaattaaaatatttactaaaactttacaCTTCTAGTTTTAGCCATCAATATCATGCAACATAATATTAATGATGTCTGTAAAAATGATGGGTCAAGGCAAGGCATTGATTACCATTACCAACTCATAGAGGCATTAGTAACAAACAGAAGAATAAGTGCAAGGTCTATGGCATATCTGACATTTTTGTGGTCATTTTTGGGCATGTTGGAAAGTGTAGTCCATGGGACTTTAAAATTACAGATCAGACCCCTCTGCACCAACCCCTGTATGTTCCCTGCTACTTAAGGTGACCTCAGATTGGCTCAATGGTCATCATAAATGTGCCAATGAGCTTTAAGATCATTGATCAGTATGGTAGTGATTTCTGGAGTTTTGGTGCTACAGCCTGAGATGCCAGCAAGTGACACTATCACCCTTACCCATTACATCAACAAAGAGAAGTCATTGACATTCACTTCACATAAGAACATGCCAATGAAAGAAAGACACACAGCCTCTCCAGTTATGTGGCATTCTTTCCATCTTCTCAAATCCACCATAGTGTATCTGTGGCACTTCAACAACTCTTAGCATCCTTAAATTACTGGCAAGGTAGTTGCATGCCTTAAGTCATGCTCAACAACTTCTCTACGTTGAACATGCATGTTGGGGTTTTCAGGCTTGTTCCTTCCGAACACTATGGCTTATAGTGAATGTTTTGATAGCTATGGACAACAATCCAACAGAAGTGACTATTTGTGATCCTCAGAAGTTATCCATTTTTAGAGATGGATTAAACGATATTGTGTTTCAGACATTGTACAACTCTGATCCTCCTGATGCTGCATTTGCTAGCGCTCGGAATTGtctgaaaattttattttctgtggtcTATGATTATTGTCAAAATCCACAGCTTCTCAGGTGTAACTAATGCATTTCCTCCAAGTCTTCATCCTCCAAACTTCATCGTTTGGCACCCCTGTACCACCATTGTTATGAGAGGTTATGGGAGCTGCAGTGAGAAAATTACTAGGGATTGTGTTTGTAGTAGTACAAAGACCTCATAGTATTCCCCCTGGAAGGGCCTTAGAAACATCCCTCTTTCTTTGAAAGGTTCACAGGAATAAGTGGTCTATCTACTGCTTCCCTTAGAAATGTTCTTTGGTCCCATGACCAATGTATCAAATTATAACTGACCCCTAGAAATGAACCCACAGGGGTCCAAAATGTACAGGTTACCTACACAAACTATGGAGTAGGAATCGTACTCtgcattatttgtttgattaccGGAAGGTTCAGGTGAAAGGGGGTTCAGCAGTTGGGGGGAATTGGAAGTTTCAGCAGTTCACATACAATCAGGAATTTCCATTAAACTTGAGACCCAACCTGGTGGCATAACCTTTTAAtacattagatatatatattttccctctTGAATGTAGTTGTCTGGGTAGGAAGGAGCTCCAAGTCAATAAAGTTTAGGTTTGCTCTCTGAAAACACAGAAGAACTTAGTTCATGAGAATATACACATGAATAAAAGGGAAGAATATCAGCTAGGCATCATGCTGGAGTAGGGAAGTGCCAATCATTTTTgattcagttaaagtttctactaaaattaaaaatgtaaaatgtaaaatgttgatgATGATAGACCTACATAAATAGGAAATACCATTCCAAAACACTATTCTTTATCTTACTCTATCTTTCTTTCAGAGCAACATGTTTGGGATGACGTCCCTTAGATACCACCATGATTGAATCTTCATGGGTTGACTCAGTGTCATGAGGCAGCTCTGCATATAAGACACTGCTATAAcaaattatatagatatatatctactATAACTATCTTTATCATACATTTGAAGATTCCATTTTCGACCTTCTGCCGCATAGACAGATTCTATCCCCACTATTAAATACAGAACTATTAGAGTGCCTTTATCTTAACTAGTTCAACTCTTTGactcataaaaaaataatatttttctctaAATTGGTTCTGGCCTGAAAGCCTTTAATGGCCATTATTATTTTCAGCATCATTATTATGTAAATTGTTTCTCACGCAGAAGTTACTTAGCTCATTATGTAGCGCTATTTCTCCGGTTATACAATTGACAAGTAAATGTTATGAGTTGTTTCGGGAATATAATGAAATGCTGGTGCTTCGTTTCCTTTGTGCGTTAGAGTTTTCAAGAGCTGATTAGTTCATTATCACAGCTCCACGAGCCCCTGTATCACATATATCTTTTGTATTGGCTTTTTGAAGTTTGACATTTTCTGAaatgaaaatatatgaataaatgttttttagttttCTACCCTTGTGAAGAGCTAACCATATAGTACCTCTTTTTATCAGTTGGCTGGTTTATATTGTTCAAACCACATATACCCTTTAGTTTAAGGTTAGGGGGACGCAAGCCATGATACGGAATCCCctgtttcaagttattttatggGTTAGGGGGTGTAGCCtaaatatttctatgttttaaaaattgaattaggCGAGAAGGAAGCAGCTTGAAGCATTTGCACATATTTTGGTCTACATGAGTCTACTGCTTATCCTGGAGTCCATATATGAACCAACTGAGTTTATCATTAGGGGTATGAAGATAATAGTGACTTCTTTGCACTATTGTACCCTATTTTCTCAAATGTTTGCAGGTATTGCACATTGCTTCACATAAGAAGTAGGGGATacaatggggaaaattcactaagcgccgaagcgccgaagcgccgaacgctagcgttaattcgctagcgtttggcattttcgttactgcgcaattcactaacgaacgctggcgtagtttcgctagtgttacttcacacccttacgcctggcgaattttcgctagcgacgtaactacgcaaattcgctaACTTGAGCAGTGttgtgaacgctaccttttacgctagacttccttcgccacctcagaccaggcgaagcgcaatagagtagatagggattgtttaaaaaaaagtcaaaattttttctaagtcccaaaaaacgctggcgtgttttctacattatgggtgataggctgaaaaagatcgaaaaaatttttggggctcccctccttcccccctatatttcctgacttatggcaacttacctagacagtgggcacatgtgtagggcaaaataaaaattttatttgatgattttaaggttttctaggcatttgtagtgctgatacgtattcctccattgaaatttgaatttggcgccgtatgcaaattagccttcgctagcgtaacttcgctttaaatagcaaatcaacgctagcgcaacttcgcaaccttacgctacccctgagcgcaacttcggattttagtgaatttgcagagcgctggcgaaactacgcctggcgaagtgtggcgaagtgcggcgaagttgcgcctggcgcaacttcgaatcttagtgaatttgccccaatgtatttACATGGGGAATATATGGGCCTTCTGTGCATACGTTCATTAGTCATTGGCATGTAATTTAATGCATATTCAGTGACACTGTGGTGCTATAGTGTGGTTCTATTGTGTGTATATTAACATAAATAGGCATCCACCCAGGTTGGTTTTGATTGGCTGGTTTATAGGGTATACAAGAGTAACTAGAGGTGAGACCTTCTCTTCTAGGTCTCCTTTTGAATAAGCTTTGTCATGAAATACTGAAGAATACTCCCGGGTGATCTAATATCAGATATTATGATTTTTAACACAACTTTGAAAGATATGAAGTATCCTGAGTATTCTGTGTACTTGGTATTGTTTTATAATAGAACGTGCAAATCTCCCCTGCCTGATATTTTGGTTCGtttctgctttttctttattacatGGACCTCAATACttcctccttaaaggggaactatcgtgaaaatgaaaaattcatataagcttcagcatagtgaaataagatacaatcaattaaatattctgcatcatttcggaaataatcaagtttatcgtcactattcctctctcagcatctgtttctcttcattctgtcttcatgcagcagttgggtgtcagatattcactgacagttagatccaatatatcttataggggggctccttttgcctagaagatgtattagagctcactcaaataactgattccagtacaaacaaaatgtaacaaaataactgccttttgcacaaatcctgcatgtagagagacatgatgtctggtgagtttaatagagtgagctctaatacatcttctaggcaaaaggagcccccctataagatatattggatctaactgtcaatgattatctgacacccaactgctgcatgaagacagaatgaagagaaacagatgctgagaaaggaatagagaagataaacttgattatttcagaaacaatgcagaatatttaattgattgtatttagaaagtttcttatttcagtatgatgaagcttatattaaatgttcattttcgtgatagttcctctttaatatattctacatttatggggggggggtaatttataTTATCAGCTGACACTGGGAGCTTGGTCAGGGGGAGGTGTAAAATACAGGGGCACTTTGTACCAGTGCATGCTGGGTTGTGCCAGATGCACCAGAAGAGGTAAAATTGCCAAACTGGTCCATAATACAGACAAGTAGGTGTAATCGCAAGAAgaacagactttttttaattactaaataTCAATGGGAGGTGGGGCTGCCACATCCTTTTTTATTGGCCTATTTTACCTTGTCTGAGTGattggtttatacagtataaagggatacacacagtatatactggACTTGCTGATACTGTACCAGATGGGCAGGTAAGAAACATCCACAGACACAGAAAAGCCCTGACATCATTGTTTTACTTTCCAACAGACAATCAGCTATTGGCTTcacttctacatttacttttgGGGCAGGTCACTATCTCTTATAAGGTCCCACATCGGTGAGGCATTCTTTACCCTTGGTCTCTAAGTAATTATTTCAGGCTTTGATGTTAATGGAAACTCGTTTTCCTTGATGGCCTGTGATCTTTATTTATCTAGCCTAGAAGAACATCACATTTCAGGTCAATAACCTCAGCACCGTTGGCAAATGAATCGGTTCAGTTATGGACCGAGTTGCCTAAAATGTTATCATTATGTTATTTTCATGCAGAATCATCTAGGGACCAGCGCAATCCTGTGGAATTTTCTTATTTGTTCCAATGCAAGGCCTTTGACATTCATCTTGAGTCTGTGCCTTAAATAACCCATTGATAATGCACCATCATCCCTCCTGATACATCTCTCTCCCAAACACCCTCTAACCTCTCTAGAAATAATATCCAAGAGTTACAGCCTCTTACAATAATATCATTCTGCCTTATTAAATAGATTAGGCCACAATTACAATTGGCACCAAACAATCAGGACCTGGGACTACATCCAGAAATGGAGGGTGAATTTTTTCTTTGGGGAGGTTACTGATAATTATATATGGACATTGAGCAGCTGGTCTGTTTTTGGGGAGGCAAAGCTCTGACTTCCCCCCTGTTCTTAAATAACCCTCTCCAGGCCCAGACTTGCAATCTAAGGGTTGTGGGACTACGGTAAGATGCCATATACACTCAATATTTATTGGGtttgtggggggctgtttgggcctctgtgtatttggaattctagggcctattttaaatcccagtccagacctgacccgctcttaaaggagaactaaagcccccttttgccaaaagtccccactggcctccctccctgcctcccccctgcacagtgttacccctgaattgtgtcccctctagaaatactgaccacacatgcagagtgagtgcagcggagctcacgggcgccattttccggcgctttggtaatcttcgggtctttctcccttcggcaatttccgttacTTTTGGTGCATGCTCGAACTGGAAGATTGTTCCAACTCCGCATGCAACAATACTGTGCTCACTTTACCGAAGAATACCGAAgcactgaagatggcgcccgtgagctccgctgcacaaTTCTccatgtgcggtcagtatttctagaggggacacaattcaggagtaacactgtgcagggggaggcagggaaggGGACCAGTGGGGGCTTTTGGCtaaatgggggtttagttctcctttaagagaaggttaagtctggactgggatttaaaattgaCCCTAGCattccaaatacacagaggcccaaacagccccccacaaacccaataaatagtgagtgtctatggcatcttacagtagtcCCAcaacccaaagattgccagtctgggcctggagagggttaagttctcctttaaaggaattgtaaatctacaagtaaatataaaattgctttGGGTGTTTCACTGACTacttttcaaattcagatttgatttttttttttttttttacattgttggcTGCAAATATAATGAACTGAAATAACAGGTAGACCCTGTGATCATTTTGGCCAACCGGCTACATGTCCTGAGAAAATGAACGTCTTGTGATGTCACTCTGCTTAGGAAATGACactagtgagcagagaagagtccaGAAAGTTAACCTCTTGGTTTATCGcgtgaaaagtcatggaggagattcaatttgagaagaaaaaacttttccccaaattacagtttcccatagacttcaatagagttttcacatgatgaaCAGTAAGATACGTTCttctgaattgaatctcatccaagACTTTTCACTtgatttcacttttttcactgaattgattCTGGCCCACCAGAGTTGGACTGGGTggggggacaccgggaaaaaacatggtggggcCCCCAGTCCTCGTGGGCCCCGTCTGACCAAACCTTCTATCGCCGTTGCCCTCAACCTTTGTCCCTGGACCTGGTCACAACTGAGAAAGCTACacacaggtagggatgtagcgaacgtcggaaaaaaagttcgcgaacatattcgcgaacttgcgcaaaaatgcgagcggttcgcgaacggttcgcgaaccccatagacttcaatgggaaggcgaactttaacatctagaaaagacatttctggccagaaaaatgattttaaa
The genomic region above belongs to Xenopus laevis strain J_2021 chromosome 5L, Xenopus_laevis_v10.1, whole genome shotgun sequence and contains:
- the LOC108716083 gene encoding potassium channel subfamily K member 12 isoform X1, which translates into the protein MMSGRRTKTCCCLLPLNEDNGRFLLLAIFIILYLIAGATVFSTIERPSEALAHNRWNTILRNFSHSFNISILELRSFLKDYETAMAAGIRADTLRPRWDFTGAFYFVGTVVSTIGFGMTTPATITGKVFLIFYGLFGCAGTILFFNLFLERIISLLAFVMKACHERQLRRSGLLPPTVRRGSAVSEVDSLVGWKPSVYHVMLILTIFAITLSCCASAMYTPVEGWNYIDSLYYCFVTFSTIGFGDLVSSQNAVYQYQGLYRFGNFMFILLGVCCIYSLFNVISIVIKQVLNWLLKKFRCRCCNKCHKSNTRLGRRNAITPGARFRRKVETDGNYDSDTEGRRLSGEMISMRDLTASNKVSLAILQKQLSETANGYPRTVCINTRQNGFSGGVGALAIMNNRLAETSDSRYSSSKTPCFGHPTTRN
- the LOC108716083 gene encoding potassium channel subfamily K member 12 isoform X2 yields the protein MMSGRRTKTCCCLLPLNEDNGRFLLLAIFIILYLIAGATVFSTIERPSEALAHNRWNTILRNFSHSFNISILELRSFLKDYETAMAAGIRADTLRPRWDFTGAFYFVGTVVSTIGFGMTTPATITGKVFLIFYGLFGCAGTILFFNLFLERIISLLAFVMKACHERQLRRSGLLPPTVRRGSAVSEVDSLVGWKPSVYHVMLILTIFAITLSCCASAMYTPVEGWNYIDSLYYCFVTFSTIGFGDLVSSQNAVYQYQGLYRFGNFMFILLGVCCIYSLFNVISIVIKQVLNWLLKKFRCRCCNKCHKSNTRLGRRNAITPGARFRRKVETDGNYDSDTEGRRLSGEMISMRDLTASNKVSLAILQKQLSETANGYPRTVCINTRQNGFSGGVGALAIMNNRLAETSDSR